The DNA region GGCCACCGCGTCGAGCATCGCCACGTCCTCGTCGGTGGCCGAGAAGCTGCGGACCTTGGCCGCCCGACCGCCCTGCCGCTCGCCGTTCTTCCGGTTCATGCGCCGCGCTTCCGGACTGCTCGAAAAGTTATATAAACGTTCGCGAAGACGTACGCATCCTACGACGCCCGCGCGCCCCGGCGCAACCCGTCCGGCCCACGCCCGCGCACGCCGGCCCTTGCGCGCCGCGCCGTGAGCGGGCATCCCTGGCGGCGTGCGCCTCGTCGTCACCACCCCACTCCGCCCGTCCGCCGCGGAGGAGCGCGACGCCGTGCTCGCCGCGGCGCGCTACGACCTGCCCTACGCCGCCCGCGGCGGGCGGGCGCTCACCCGCGTGGTCGCCGGAGCCGGGGCCGAGGCCGCGCTGGTGCTCTCGGCGACGCGCGCGGTGCTGGTGGCGGGCGGGGCCGAGCACGCCTGGTCGCCGGGGATGGGCCTCCTCCGGATGAAGCGGGTGCTGGCGGCGCGCGCGTCCGGCCGGCCCGCGGCGCCGCCGGATCGCGACCCGTTCACCGAGGCGGCGGGCCTCGAGCCGGGGGATCGCGTGCTCGACTGCACCGCCGGGCTGGGCGCGGACGCGCTCGTGGCCGCTGCCGCGGTCGAGCCGCGCGGCGAGGTGGTGGGGCTCGAGTCCTCGCGCGCGCTCGCGGCCTGGACCGGCGAGGGGATGCGCCGGCTGGAGCACGAGCCGGCGCGGCGGGTGGAGATCCGCTGCGCGGACCACGCCGCGTTCCTGGCCGGGGCGGCGGATGGGTCCTTCGACGTGGTGGTGTTCGATCCGATGTTCCGGCACGCGCGCGCAGAGCCGGGCGGGTTCGACGTGGTGCGGCAGCTCGCCGACGCGCGGCCGCTCGCGCCCGAGGCGCTGGCCGAGGCGCGGCGGGTGGCGCGGCGCTGGGTGGTG from Anaeromyxobacter dehalogenans 2CP-C includes:
- a CDS encoding class I SAM-dependent methyltransferase, with the translated sequence MRLVVTTPLRPSAAEERDAVLAAARYDLPYAARGGRALTRVVAGAGAEAALVLSATRAVLVAGGAEHAWSPGMGLLRMKRVLAARASGRPAAPPDRDPFTEAAGLEPGDRVLDCTAGLGADALVAAAAVEPRGEVVGLESSRALAAWTGEGMRRLEHEPARRVEIRCADHAAFLAGAADGSFDVVVFDPMFRHARAEPGGFDVVRQLADARPLAPEALAEARRVARRWVVVKDGAPGWDLARLGLVPLPSARGAHRYYARVPAGL